The following coding sequences lie in one Arachis ipaensis cultivar K30076 chromosome B03, Araip1.1, whole genome shotgun sequence genomic window:
- the LOC107630714 gene encoding protein SPA1-RELATED 2 isoform X1, with protein sequence MDQELINESMRLGVVAEGLQLQTKDEELSINPESNKIIKPQVDHNDSSHIPPPECNDVRQGTMSRLQHPIRLSSDADDMVEELTVRSCNGSSLDIGTQGNQGPAYNTQSQMQLASDSGVGTLLLGDTGCRNSDQASSKVISRSGFAEYFIKNTIKGKDIVCKNSSSIGLTVESRDQNLMKAGIGTQMDSSVPLSPVSTTAKSPYNAPLPRSHGSECNGVSLREWLNAGRLKRSKAECLSIFRKIVDLVDGSHSQGFALRNLNPSYIKVLPSNQVIYLGLQKHMLDNGANSEVLQLRSSSIRKRMSEQETSPSHDAWLKKQKFNEYVRGVGDRSQCASRPDLYLQITVDSKVGAAGSKDYHNQYKCVQFPKHNIWKVPSVPDISNGGLLQLISLNERSEDKWYKSPDGGCTTSANIYSLGVLFFELLSQFDSEGSHIAAMSDLHLRILPQAFLSENPLEAGFCLWLLHPESSSRPTTREILRSEVFNGIQEVYSEKLLLDFDKAEAQSELLLHFLILLKEERQKNAFKLEEVTRFLESDIEEVVRGHSSGKYLVSAGLHNDISCHNESSSLNKKPSCSESVSPACPISNANQMRVIRNMCQLENAYVSMRSKIQIPETDAATHPDKDIPRDRFVAQRGKEQDKKTDSLGAFFDGFCKYLRYSKFEERSILRNSDINSLGNVICSLSFDRDEEYFAAAGVSKKIKIYEFSSLFNDLAEIHYPVVEMSNESKFSCVCWNSYIRNYLASTDYDGVVKLWDGITGQGFAHFTEHEKRAWSVDFSPAYPTKFASGSDDCSVKLWSINERNCVGTIQNVANVCCVQFSAYSSNLLAFGSANYLTYCYDLRNLRSPLCVLAGHHKAVSYVKFLDSVTLVSSSTDNTLKIWDLNKTSPVGPSTNACSLTLSGHTNQKNFVGLSVADGYIACGSETNEVYAYYKSLPQQITSHKFGSVDPINGKKTYDDYGHFVSSVCWKGKSDMVIAANSSGCIKVLQIV encoded by the exons ATGGATCAAGAATTGATTAACGAGTCTATGAGATTGGGGGTTGTTGCTGAGGGTTTACAACTCCAAACTAAAGATGAGGAGCTTTCAATAAACCCCGAGagcaacaaaataataaaaccccAAGTTGACCACAATGACTCCTCCCATATCCCACCCCCAGAATGTAATGACGTTAGACAAGGTACTATGTCACGACTTCAGCATCCAATTCGTCTTTCCAGTGACGCTGATGATATGGTTGAAGAATTGACAGTGAGAAGTTGCAATGGTTCGAGCTTAGATATTGGAACACAGGGCAATCAAGGGCCTGCGTATAATACTCAGAGCCAAATGCAGCTAGCAAGTGATTCAGGAGTTGGAACTTTACTTCTTGGTGATACTGGGTGTAGAAACAGTGACCAAGCTTCCTCAAAAGTTATATCTAGATCAGGATTTGCTgagtattttattaaaaatacgaTAAAGGGAAAGGATATTGTGTGTAAAAATTCATCTTCTATTGGCTTGACTGTTGAGTCTAGAGATCAGAATCTGATGAAGGCTGGCATTGGTACTCAGATGGATTCCAGTGTCCCGCTAAGCCCTGTCTCAACGACTGCAAAGTCTCCTTATAATGCTCCATTGCCAAGATCTCATGGGTCTGAATGTAATGGGGTCAGTTTAAGAGAATGGTTGAACGCTGGGCGACTCAAACGAAGCAAAGCAGAGTGTTTGAGTATATTTAGAAAGATTGTAGATTTGGTGGATGGCTCACACTCTCAGGGGTTTGCATTGCGCAACCTGAACCCGTCTTATATTAAAGTGTTACCATCAAACCAGGTTATCTACCTTGGGTTACAGAAACATATGTTAGATAATGGTGCAAATTCAGAAGTTCTTCAGTTACGAAGTTCCTCTATTCGAAAAAGGATGTCAGAGCAGGAAACATCTCCCTCTCATGATGCATGGTTaaagaaacaaaaatttaatgagtATGTGAGAGGTGTTGGTGATCGGAGTCAGTGCGCTTCAAGGCCTGACTTGTATCTTCAAATTACTGTTGATAGCAAAGTTGGTGCAGCTGGATCAAAAGATTATCACAACCAATATAAGTGTGTCCAATTTCCGAAACATAATATTTGGAAAGTGCCTAGCGTCCCTGACATATCCAATGGAGGTCTACTGCAGTTGATTTCTTTGAATGAAAGATCAGAAGATAAGTGGTATAAAAGTCCCGATGGAGGCTGTACGACATCAGCAAATATCTACTCTCTGGGTGTTCTCTTTTTTGAG TTGCTCAGTCAATTTGACTCTGAAGGATCCCATATTGCAGCAATGTCTGATCTTCATCTTAGGATTCTACCTCAGGCTTTCCTGTCAGAAAATCCTCTGGAAGCCGGATTTTGTCTTTGGCTGTTGCATCCTGAGTCATCATCACGTCCAACAACACG GGAGATACTACGATCTGAAGTATTTAATGGAATTCAGGAGGTTTATAGTGAAAAATTATTATTAGATTTTGACAAAGCAGAAGCACAATCGGAATTGTTATTGCATTTCCTCATCTTGTTAAAAGAGGAGAGGCAAAAGAATGCGTTCAAACTGGAAGAAGTCACCAGATTCTTGGAATCAGATATAGAAGAGGTGGTGAGGGgacatagctctggaaaatactTGGTTTCTGCTGGCTTGCATAACGATATATCTTGCCATAATGAGAGTTCATCTCTCAACAAAAAACCTTCATGTTCAGAATCAGTATCCCCTGCATGCCCAATCTCTAATGCAAACCAAATGAGAGTCATAAGAAATATGTGCCAGCTTGAAAATGCTTATGTTTCAATGAGATCTAAAATTCAGATTCCTGAAACAGATGCTGCAACTCACCCAGATAAAGATATACCAAGAGATAGGTTTGTGGCACAAAGAGGCAAGGAACAAGATAAAAAAACAGATTCTTTAGGAGCCTTTTTTGATGGTTTTTGCAAGTATCTACGTTATAGCAAGTTTGAGGAGCGGAGTATATTGAGAAATTCAGATATTAACAGTCTTGGAAATGTAATTTGCTCTCTAAGTTTTGATAGGGATGAAGAGTACTTCGCTGCTGCTGGGGtatcaaagaaaataaaaatttatgagTTCAGCTCACTTTTCAATGACTTAGCTGAAATCCATTATCCTGTAGTTGAGATGTCAAATGAATCAAAGTTCAGTTGTGTATGCTGGAATAGCTACATCAGGAACTATCTTGCCTCCACAGACTACGATGGCGTTGTTAAG CTATGGGATGGTATTACAGGTCAAGGGTTTGCTCACTTCACTGAACATGAAAAGAGGGCATGGTCTGTTGATTTCTCTCCGGCATACCCTACAAAATTTGCTAGTGGGAGTGATGATTGTTCTGTGAAGCTGTGGAGTATCAATGAG AGAAACTGTGTAGGCACAATCCAGAATGTTGCGAATGTCTGCTGTGTTCAATTCTCTGCTTATTCATCTAATTTACTGGCCTTTGGATCTGCAAATTACTTGACTTATTGCTATGATCTTCGCAATCTTAGAAGCCCCTTGTGTGTGTTGGCTGGCCATCATAAAGCTGTAAGCTATGTCAAATTTTTGGACTCTGTAACACTTGTTTCTTCATCAACCGACAATACATTAAAGATCTGGGATCTCAACAAAACCTCTCCTGTGGGTCCTTCTACTAATGCTTGCAGCTTAACCTTGTCAGGGCATACCAATCAGAAG AATTTCGTGGGTTTATCGGTTGCTGATGGATATATTGCATGTGGCTCTGAAACAAATGAG GTTTATGCCTACTATAAATCTCTTCCCCAGCAAATCACATCACACAAGTTTGGGTCCGTGGATCCCATTAATGGTAAAAAGACTTATGATGACTATGGCCATTTTGTTTCAAGTGTGTGCTGGAAAGGGAAATCAGACATGGTTATTGCGGCCAATTCAAGTGGGTGTATAAAAGTGTTACAGATTGTGTGA
- the LOC107630714 gene encoding protein SPA1-RELATED 2 isoform X2, with amino-acid sequence MDQELINESMRLGVVAEGLQLQTKDEELSINPESNKIIKPQVDHNDSSHIPPPECNDVRQGTMSRLQHPIRLSSDADDMVEELTVRSCNGSSLDIGTQGNQGPAYNTQSQMQLASDSGVGTLLLGDTGCRNSDQASSKVISRSGFAEYFIKNTIKGKDIVCKNSSSIGLTVESRDQNLMKAGIGTQMDSSVPLSPVSTTAKSPYNAPLPRSHGSECNGVSLREWLNAGRLKRSKAECLSIFRKIVDLVDGSHSQGFALRNLNPSYIKVLPSNQVIYLGLQKHMLDNGANSEVLQLRSSSIRKRMSEQETSPSHDAWLKKQKFNEYVRGVGDRSQCASRPDLYLQITVDSKVGAAGSKDYHNQYKCVQFPKHNIWKVPSVPDISNGGLLQLISLNERSEDKWYKSPDGGCTTSANIYSLGVLFFELLSQFDSEGSHIAAMSDLHLRILPQAFLSENPLEAGFCLWLLHPESSSRPTTREILRSEVFNGIQEVYSEKLLLDFDKAEAQSELLLHFLILLKEERQKNAFKLEEVTRFLESDIEEVVRGHSSGKYLVSAGLHNDISCHNESSSLNKKPSCSESVSPACPISNANQMRVIRNMCQLENAYVSMRSKIQIPETDAATHPDKDIPRDRFVAQRGKEQDKKTDSLGAFFDGFCKYLRYSKFEERSILRNSDINSLGNVICSLSFDRDEEYFAAAGVSKKIKIYEFSSLFNDLAEIHYPVVEMSNESKFSCVCWNSYIRNYLASTDYDGVVKHCITGCIFSYGMVLQVKGLLTSLNMKRGHGLLISLRHTLQNLLVGVMIVL; translated from the exons ATGGATCAAGAATTGATTAACGAGTCTATGAGATTGGGGGTTGTTGCTGAGGGTTTACAACTCCAAACTAAAGATGAGGAGCTTTCAATAAACCCCGAGagcaacaaaataataaaaccccAAGTTGACCACAATGACTCCTCCCATATCCCACCCCCAGAATGTAATGACGTTAGACAAGGTACTATGTCACGACTTCAGCATCCAATTCGTCTTTCCAGTGACGCTGATGATATGGTTGAAGAATTGACAGTGAGAAGTTGCAATGGTTCGAGCTTAGATATTGGAACACAGGGCAATCAAGGGCCTGCGTATAATACTCAGAGCCAAATGCAGCTAGCAAGTGATTCAGGAGTTGGAACTTTACTTCTTGGTGATACTGGGTGTAGAAACAGTGACCAAGCTTCCTCAAAAGTTATATCTAGATCAGGATTTGCTgagtattttattaaaaatacgaTAAAGGGAAAGGATATTGTGTGTAAAAATTCATCTTCTATTGGCTTGACTGTTGAGTCTAGAGATCAGAATCTGATGAAGGCTGGCATTGGTACTCAGATGGATTCCAGTGTCCCGCTAAGCCCTGTCTCAACGACTGCAAAGTCTCCTTATAATGCTCCATTGCCAAGATCTCATGGGTCTGAATGTAATGGGGTCAGTTTAAGAGAATGGTTGAACGCTGGGCGACTCAAACGAAGCAAAGCAGAGTGTTTGAGTATATTTAGAAAGATTGTAGATTTGGTGGATGGCTCACACTCTCAGGGGTTTGCATTGCGCAACCTGAACCCGTCTTATATTAAAGTGTTACCATCAAACCAGGTTATCTACCTTGGGTTACAGAAACATATGTTAGATAATGGTGCAAATTCAGAAGTTCTTCAGTTACGAAGTTCCTCTATTCGAAAAAGGATGTCAGAGCAGGAAACATCTCCCTCTCATGATGCATGGTTaaagaaacaaaaatttaatgagtATGTGAGAGGTGTTGGTGATCGGAGTCAGTGCGCTTCAAGGCCTGACTTGTATCTTCAAATTACTGTTGATAGCAAAGTTGGTGCAGCTGGATCAAAAGATTATCACAACCAATATAAGTGTGTCCAATTTCCGAAACATAATATTTGGAAAGTGCCTAGCGTCCCTGACATATCCAATGGAGGTCTACTGCAGTTGATTTCTTTGAATGAAAGATCAGAAGATAAGTGGTATAAAAGTCCCGATGGAGGCTGTACGACATCAGCAAATATCTACTCTCTGGGTGTTCTCTTTTTTGAG TTGCTCAGTCAATTTGACTCTGAAGGATCCCATATTGCAGCAATGTCTGATCTTCATCTTAGGATTCTACCTCAGGCTTTCCTGTCAGAAAATCCTCTGGAAGCCGGATTTTGTCTTTGGCTGTTGCATCCTGAGTCATCATCACGTCCAACAACACG GGAGATACTACGATCTGAAGTATTTAATGGAATTCAGGAGGTTTATAGTGAAAAATTATTATTAGATTTTGACAAAGCAGAAGCACAATCGGAATTGTTATTGCATTTCCTCATCTTGTTAAAAGAGGAGAGGCAAAAGAATGCGTTCAAACTGGAAGAAGTCACCAGATTCTTGGAATCAGATATAGAAGAGGTGGTGAGGGgacatagctctggaaaatactTGGTTTCTGCTGGCTTGCATAACGATATATCTTGCCATAATGAGAGTTCATCTCTCAACAAAAAACCTTCATGTTCAGAATCAGTATCCCCTGCATGCCCAATCTCTAATGCAAACCAAATGAGAGTCATAAGAAATATGTGCCAGCTTGAAAATGCTTATGTTTCAATGAGATCTAAAATTCAGATTCCTGAAACAGATGCTGCAACTCACCCAGATAAAGATATACCAAGAGATAGGTTTGTGGCACAAAGAGGCAAGGAACAAGATAAAAAAACAGATTCTTTAGGAGCCTTTTTTGATGGTTTTTGCAAGTATCTACGTTATAGCAAGTTTGAGGAGCGGAGTATATTGAGAAATTCAGATATTAACAGTCTTGGAAATGTAATTTGCTCTCTAAGTTTTGATAGGGATGAAGAGTACTTCGCTGCTGCTGGGGtatcaaagaaaataaaaatttatgagTTCAGCTCACTTTTCAATGACTTAGCTGAAATCCATTATCCTGTAGTTGAGATGTCAAATGAATCAAAGTTCAGTTGTGTATGCTGGAATAGCTACATCAGGAACTATCTTGCCTCCACAGACTACGATGGCGTTGTTAAG CATTGCATAACTGGATGCATTTTCAGCTATGGGATGGTATTACAGGTCAAGGGTTTGCTCACTTCACTGAACATGAAAAGAGGGCATGGTCTGTTGATTTCTCTCCGGCATACCCTACAAAATTTGCTAGTGGGAGTGATGATTGTTCTGTGA